The segment GAAAAGAAAGAAGCTTAGGTGATAGGCTCATCCAGGGATTTGCATTGGCGATCAGTCCTGTGTTATTCGGAAAGGCGCGCAAGTATAAAGCAATACACGGATCAAAAGTTGCCCAAAAACTCATTGAGCACACATTGTCACAACCCGGTGGGGTTTACTACATTTAAATTCAGGCGAATAAATTCGTTTAGTAGTGTTAACTTCGTAGTATGAACCTGAAATTGAAATATCCGAAGTCTAAAACTGCATGCTGCGGTTTGCTTTGCGTTATTGTTTCACTCATCCTTTCTACAAGTTATCCGGCTTACTCACAACCACCCGGAAAACTCATCGAATCTACTCTCAACACCAATTCCCCATTCACCATCCGCGTCTATGGAACCGAAGACGGCGTTCCGCAACATCAGATCGCAGCTATGACTCCTGACAAAACGGGAAATTTACTGATTGGAACTGCAAACGGATTGGTCCAATTCAACGGGCAGACATTTACAGACATCAATCCCACGGATGAAAGCCGGAAGATCCTTTGTGTTAAATTGTTTTTGGACAAAAAAAACAATGTCCTTTACGGGATCAACAACCGGTCGCAATTGTTCCAGATTTCCCCAGTCACAAGAGAACTGTTAAGAGAAGGTAACCTGGGGGCTTCTTTTTACAAGGATTCCATCATTTATGTGAACTCAAAAAAAGAAGTGCGTATATCCAAGCTTGGTTCCAGGAGAAGCAGGCTGATTGCCAGGTTAAATTACCGGGAATGCATATCAGGCATCGGATTTGTAAACAAAACACCTTTCTTTTCCGACTCTTCGGGAACTTACATTTTGCGGAATTCCGGTTGGGTGAAGTTATCGAAAGAGATTTACTATCAAGCCAAAAGAAATCCCTACACCGGAGAGCATTATATGCTTGGCCTAAACGGAATTGCCATTTACTACAAAGGAAAACTAACTTCTCAGCCATTTAAAGACAGTCCAACCGATGCTCATTTCACGGATATTGCTTTCAGCCCGCTCAATGAGATTTTTGTATCCTCGCATAAAGGGATTTTTTACAGGAATTCGCTTCAACAGGCCTTTGAATCAAAGAACGACAATTTCCCTAGCAAAATAATCTTATCACTTTACTACAATGCCGATGAGAATTTCCTGTTTGCAGGAAGCAGTGACAAGGGACTTCTGCAACTTAAAATGAAGGAATGCATGTCGATCTATGACGAATCGACTTTAATCGAATCCTCGCTTAGTTCCATTATCCGTACTCCGGACAATCAACTGCTCGTTTCAGGGACTCATGGAAGCATTTTCAAATTCAACATGCATTCCATTGCAGGTTACTACAGCAAAAAAACGGATTTCTCATGTCTTGCAACGATCAACGGTGAAGTTTGGGCCGGAACCTGGGGATCCGGAATCCAGGTTCTGAAAAACAATAAACCGGTAAGGACCATTACAAAAAACCTTCTGAATGACCCGGTACATGCCATTTTCCAGGACCGGAAGAAGCGTATCTGGATAGGAAAAGAAAACGGTATTTGCCTCGGAGTAAACCCAAACAATCTAAAACCGGCCTTCGAATCGCTGAAAATCGGATTGGTCATTTGTTTTTACCAACTCAGGAACGGAGATATCCTGGTTGGTGGTGAAGATGGGTTCTTCATTTTTTCGGAGGACTTAGAACTGAAAAAACAATTCGGCATCCGGAACGGTTTGAGCGGAAAGGAAGTGCGGGCCTTTTATGAAAAGAAAGACGGTACTTTCTATATCGGAACTTATGGCGGCGGGTTGTATTACTGGGATTTTAAAACATTACGTCCTTTAAGCAGGATGCGGAACTGCCTGCTCGATGATGATATTTTCACCCTGGCACCGGATAAAAACGGGAATTTATACATCTCTTCCAATCATGGTTTGTACGTAATCAGTGAACAAAAGATCGATGATTTCCTCGCCCATAAGATCAATTTCCTGGTACCATTCAGATTGGGACAGGATGACGGCATTCTGAACACAGAATTTAACGGCGGGTTCCAAAACAATTACTATTCGGGCGATAACAAACATTTCTACTTTCCGACCATCCAGGGAGTTTTGATCAGTTTCTTCGATGTTCCGAAATACCGCAAGCTGCGGCCATTTTTAAGGGAAGTTTATGTAAACGACAAGGAACAGGACCTGTCTGATCACGTTTTCCCCCGGAATACACACACCATTAACCTGCAATACTATTGCCCGAATTTTACACAGTTCTACAACCTTCATTACCAATACAAATTAGTCGGACCGGATATCAAAGACGAATGGAGTTCTCCGACCAGGAAGGGTGAAATCAGCTTCAAAATGCTTCCTCCGGGAGAATACAAAGTATACATGCGCGGAATAGATGGATTCAATGATCAAAATCCGTATGAGATTGTCTACGATTTCAAAATTGAGAAACATATCTATGAAACGCTTTGGTTCCGGCTACTGGCTTTCGGATTGGTTTTCCTGCTCATTTTCCTGTTGACCTATAAACGTATTCAGATCTCAAAAGACCAGGAATTGAAAGACAGCGAGCATAAAAACACGATGTTTGAGTTAAAGCTGAAAGCCATCCAGGCCAAAATGAACCCTCATTTTATTTTCAACTGTCTGAACAATATTCAATATCTCATCGTGATGGGCAAACAGGAAGAAGCGGAATATGCTTTGAGCGATTTCTCCAGCCTCCTGCGAAAATTCCTGCAGCAAAGTGATAATTCATTCATCACACTTCGCGATGAAGTGGAACTGTTGAAATCATACATCGCAGTGGAACGGTTCCGTTTTGAAGAAAGCCTGGACGTAGAAGTAAAAATTCCGGAAAACCTGCTTCATTTAAAAATCCCGACACTATTGATCCAACCAACGGTAGAAAATGCCATTGTACACGGATTGGCCCACAAAAAAGGAGACAAAAAACTCCTGATCGAAGGATACCAGGAAAACGATTCTATTATCCTGAAGATCGAAGACAACGGAATCGGGAGACAGGAAGCCAAACGCATCAATACCTATCGCGCAAACCACATTTCACACGGCTGGAATATGGTACTCGATAAGATTAATTTATTAAAGGCAAAGTATCAATATTCCGTTATCTTTGAGATCATTGACAAACCGGAAAACAGCGGGACGACGGTTATTTTCAAAATTCCGCTGATGAATGAAGAAATGCTGGAAATTTAATTTTTAACACTGTGAAAGCACTCATTTTAGACGATATCCGAATAAGCCGGGAAGGTTTAGCCGCTTTATTGAATAAGATCGATCCGGGCATCGAGATTGTTGCCAGTGTTGCAACCGTTGAGGAAGCAAAACAGGTCTTCGATGAAAAGAGTATTGATGTAGCATTTCTGGACATTCAATTGCAATCCGGAACCAGCTTTGACCTGGTGGATGAAATCCCGTTCGAAACCAAAGTGGTATTCATTACTGCTTATGACGAACACGCTATTGCAGCCATTCGTAAAGGTGCTTTCGACTACCTGCTTAAACCGATCAACTCTTCGGATTTACGGAATTGTATCCAGCGCATTCAGGATGTGGATGCACAAACCGCGGAAACACAAAATACTATTTCCGATAAAAATGAAGAAAGCCTCATTCAATCGGATTTAATAGGAATAACAGGACTTGACGCGATCATTTTCCTGAAAATCGAAGACATCGTTTACCTCAAAGCAGACGGTAAATACACAATGATCCAAACCGTCAACGAGCATATTACCAGCTCGAAGAACTTAAAGGTTTTCGAAACGATGCTTCCGGAGTCGAAATTCATGCGCGTGCACCATTCTTTTTTATTGAATCTGAAGTATATCAAGAAATTCCAGAAGGAATACAACATGCTGGTTTTGGATAACGGTTCTCAGATCCCGGTTTCCAAATCACGGAAAGATTTGTTGATGCAGCGACTGATGCACGTATAAATGCTTTTCGTTATATAATGAAAATAGGATATCATGTTTTCATGTGAATAGGATATCATGATATTACGATAACACCTTTTTTCCCGGCCTTCTTAAACGACCGTAATATTGAAATTCTCGTCCAGGGAAATAGCCCCTTCTATAACCTGGTGGGATCCGGGAATCAATAAACCTTTCATTTTCCCGGTTTTTCCTTTGGAAATCAGGTCCGTCAATTGTTTGTCGGTCAGTTTTTTTCCTAGAAGCTCAAATGGTACCATAAACCCGCAAACCTTAAAGTTACTGCAGCCTACTCCCCCTTTCCCGGTCATGAGTTTATGAGCTTTACATTTCGGGCAATCCAGTTCTTCGATGCTTTGCTTTTCGGCTTTCTTGCGTTCCTTCTTCTCTTTCACAACTGCAACCGGCTGATCTGTATGCAACTGGATCCGCACAGGAGCTTGTGAAAAGATCACCTCATCGGTCAACTCGCGCACCATGATCATCAACTCGCGCTTGAACTGTTCCAGGTCATATTCTCCTTTTTCGATCAAACGCAGTTTCCGTTCCCATTGTCCGGTCAACTCCGCACTTTTGAGTAATTCGTTCTGGATTGTATCGATCAAACCGACCCCGGTGCTTGTGGCAATCAGGTTCTTGCGTTTTTTCTCAATGTATTTTCGCTTGAATAAGGTTTCGATGATATTCGCACGGGTTGCAGGACGGCCGATCCCGTTTTCCTTCATCATGTCGCGCAACTCTTCATCATCCACCATCTTACCGGCAGTTTCCATAGCCCTGAGCAAAGTTGCTTCGGTGTAAGGTTTCGGCGGACTGGTTTTTCCCTGGTGAATAAACGGCTGGTGCGGACCACTTTCGCCTTCTTCGAAATGAGGCATGGTTTGTTCCGGCTTTTCAGCCGCTTTCTTTCCGTCGGCATCCGATTCTTTGGTTTCTTCCCAAACCACGCGCCACCCAGGCTCAATGATTTGTTTCCCCGTTGCTTTGAATTCGATTTGCCCTACTTTTCCAAGAACGGTGGTGCTGGAAACTTTACACTCCGGGTAGAAAGCCGCAATGAACCGGCGCACGATCATGTCGTAGATTTGCTGCTCCGGATGGCTCAAACCGCTCGGCTGCACTCCGGTAGGAATAATCGCGTGGTGATCGGTTACTTTCTTATCGTCGAAAACGGTTTTCAATTTCGGAATGGGTTTCGCCAAAACGGATTCCGTGAACCGGGAATAATAAGTCAGCCCTTTCATGATTCCTTCGATCTTCGGATGAAGGTCTTCACTCAAATACGTGGTATCAACCCGCGGATAAGTTACCAATTTCTTCTCGTAAAGGCTCTGAACGATTTTCAGCGTTTCTTCAGCGGAATTCCCGATTTTCTTGTTGGATTCAACCTGCAAAGAGGTCAAATCGAACAAACGCGGATTTCCTTCCTTTCCTTCTTTCTGCTCGAATGAAGTGATCTCAAACGGATGTTCCTGCAAGTAAGCCAATCCTTTATCGGCTTTCTCCTGCGTTCTCAAACGGTCGATAGAAGCGGAGAATTCCGTTTCGCGATAAATGGTTTTCAATTCCCAATATTCTTCCGAACGGAATGCATCGATCTCTTTTTGACGTGTTACGATCATTGCCAGAGTTGGAGTTTGAACACGGCCGATCGACAAGGTTGCTTTCCCCTGCCCGAATTTTTTGGTAAACAAGCGCGTAGCGTTCATTCCCAACAGCCAGTCACCGATTGCGCGTGCACTTCCTGCGGCATATAAATTCTGGTATTGTTCGCCTGTTTTCAACGCCTGGAAACCTTCGCGGATCGCTTCTTCCGTCAGGGATGAAATCCACAGGCGTTTCATCGGAACCCTGCATTTTGCTTTGGACAACACCCAGCGCTGGATCAATTCTCCTTCCTGCCCGGCATCGCCGCAGTTGATTACTTCTTCGCAGGAAGAAACCAATTTTTCAATAATGGAGAATTGTTTTTTAACACCGGAATCTTCTATGAGTTTAATCCCGAATTTCTCCGGAATGATCGGAAGGTCTTCCAGTTTCCAGTATTTCCATTTCTCGTGATAATCGTGCGGTTCCTTGAGCGTACACAAATGCCCGAAAGTCCAGGTTACCCAATAACCGTTTCCTTCGTAAAAGCCATCATGACGCTGTTTTGCACCAATGACTTCTGCGATATCACGAGCTACGGAGGGCTTTTCGGCAATGCACAATTTCATAACATGCAAAGTTAGTTAATGCGGAGTGGCAGTACAAGACGGTTTTGAACAAAATGGGGAAATGTTTCAACAAAACATCATGATATCACGATATCCTATTCACATGAAAACATGATATCATGTTTTCGTTATATCACGAACAAACCTATTTTCTGCTGTACTTTCTCACCTGGAAACTCACCGCATGCTTCTCATCTGCTGCGTATTCAAAAACGGTTTCCACATTCCACTCAGCCTCATCAAATTCCGGAAAAAAAGTATCCGCTCCGTAAGTATGATTCACATGTGTGATAAACATTTCATTCAACACACCCAGATCCATTGCTTCTTTATAGATCTGTCCGCCACCGATAATAAAAACCGTTCGTTCGGTTTCATTCCGGTAATGCTCCAGGCACGCTTCCAGGGAAGAAAAAATATGCGCTCCGGGAGCTTCGTAATCCGCATTCCTTGTCAGAACGGCGTTTTCCCTGTTGGGCAAAGGACGAAAACGTTCCGGGATAGAATCGTAATTCTTGCGGCCTGTAACAATGATGTGACCAGTTGTAGTTTCTTTAAAAAACTTCATATCCGCCGGCAAATGCCACATCAAATCGTTGTTCTTTCCTATTCCGCGTGCGTTGTCCATTGCAACAACCAATGATACTTTCATGAATGTGTTCTAATTTTCAAATTTAATGACCAGCGTTTTGTCGGTTTTCACCAAGGCCCGCAACACTTTTTCAAGCGGAGCTTTTGCCCGTTCAGGTAATTTCAACCGTTCACCGGAAGCAATCATTTTATTACGTGCTTTTCGCTGCAGACCAGCCCGCTCGTAATCCTTCCAATCCCCGTTCTCCAGGTATACTTCCGTGCCTTTCGGATTGATCGAAACGGAAAGCAGTTCGGGCTGAGGAATAACAATAGTCAATGTATCGTCCTTCTCCAAAAACTGAAAATCCTTTCTTTTCAGATCAACACCATATAACAATTCTCCTCTTACGATCAATGTCAACCGTCTTTTCACACTGCTTGGATGTAATCCATGTTTGAATTGGTTCGGATCTGTCAGCTTATCAAAAGTTCCCCAGATCACTTCACTATCGGATTTGTAGTATTCCACCGAATCTACCACTGTTTCGTCCTGGAACTTCAGGGTATTCAATTCCAGGATGGAACGAATTTGCTCAACCTTCAGCGGAGTATCCTCCAAAACAATTTCATCGCTGGACGGCCTTTTGAAAAACAATTGATAAACCCAGTATCCACCAAAGGCTATCAATGCTACAATCACCAATCTAACGATCAACGTTTGTATTTCTTTTATCTTTTGGAGTTTCATGTACGATTACTTGTTCAAATCCGAGGTTCTTGTAAAAATCAATGATGAAAATCTTTGCATTTTGCTCTGCTTCATCGAGTATGTTTAGTTTCTTCAGGTCTTTGCGAATGGATTCTTCTCCTTTTTGGAGCACTTTTGATTTATCTACCTGCGAAAAATCCGAGCGAAACCCATTGACATCCGTCATTTCCGTGCGAACCAAATCCGGGTCCATTTCAAAAGATACAATCTCGGGAGGAGGAAGCTGAATAGTAATTTGATTTCCTTTCACCTCAATATCCGATTCTTTGATCGCACCCAGGTTCACGCCCGCTTTCACAACTGCCTTGCAGCTTAGAAGTATCTTGCGGTCGCCGAATGTGTACCATTCTCCTTTGTCATCCCAATGAATGACTTTTCCAAGGGTATATTCCATGGTGGAAAGTGTACCGATCGCCCGGATCTGATAGATTTCCGTTTCATGCACTTCTTTCTCATCTCCGCAGGAAGCAAGCATCAGTAGCATCAAACTTAAAAACAACCAATTCTTCATAGTCTTATTCAAAAGCAGCTAAACACATGGCCTGCATTCCTACAACCAAAGCCTTGCTGTCGATATCAAATTTCGGATGGTGCACACCATAAATGATGCCTAATTCTTCGTTACGGACTCCCAAACGGAAAAAACACACCGGAATTTCCTGTGCGTAGAATGAAAAATCTTCGGAAGTCAACCGGATAGGCAATTCTTCCACGTGCTCTTTTCCGAAGAACCATTCACTTCGTTTGGTCATTTTTTCGGTCAGAACAGGATCGTTTTCCAAATAAGGATAGCCGACAGAAATTTCCAAGTCGGCCGTTGCGCCGAATTGCTCACACACGGAATGAACATGTTTGGCAATCATGTCGAGGGCTTCTTTTCTCCAGTCTTCGTTCATGGTACGAAAAGTTCCTTTCAGAATTGCTTTTTCGGGAATCACATTCGTTGCTCCAAGCGCTTCAAAATGACCGAAAGACAAAACACACGGAACTTTCGGGTCGCATTTCCTGCTGACAATCTGCTGCAAACCGGTCAGCAATTGCGCCCCGATCATAATCGGATCGATGGTCTGATGCGGAGTTGCACCGTGACCGCCTTTTCCATTGATGGTAATGTAAATCTCATCACAGGAAGCCATGTACAAGCCAGGCCTGAACCCGACATTCCCGGTTTTCATTTCGGGAAAAACGTGCAACGCGAATAGTTCATGCACCGGAGGATTTTGCAATGCGCCGGCTGCGATCATCAATGAAGCTCCACCCGGGTTTTTCTCTTCTCCCGGCTGAAAAAACAGCTTCACCGGATGTTTCAATTGTTCTTTATTCTCCCAGATAATTTCAGCAGCACCCAGCAAAATGGCAGTATGCACATCGTGCCCGCAGGCATGCATCACACCGTCAATCGTAGATTTGTAAGCACAATTGTTTTGTTCGGTGATCGGTAAGGCATCCAGTTCGGAACGCAAACCGATGCAGGAATCCCCTTCCTGGTGTTTATCCGAGCGGATAATACCCAAAATGCCTGTTCCGGCTACTTCCTGTTGATAAGGAATACCGATTTTATCCAATTGTCCGGCAACAAATTTCATCGTATTAAACTCCGAATAAGATAATTCGGGAAATTGATGCATGTGTTCGCGATACGCCTTGACTTTATCAAATAATTCTACGGAACGCGTGCGGATAATATGATGAATTGCTGAATCCATTTACTTAAATATGACTTACTATCAAAAATACTAAACGAATTGCGAATTACGAATGTCCAATTGCGAATTATGGTTTTTTAGTATTCGATCGGACCGTTCAACTGTTTATTCTGATAGTTTTTGAACGGTTGTTCATTGACCCTTTTAACTTTCTGCCACAAGCAGGTTGCATCCGCGGATATCCGAATGATCAAAACGTCCCATCAGGCGCAATTTTCCTCCTTCTACGCGACCAAGGTCCTGTGTTTCTATAAAGGCACAGGAATAGATATTTGCCAGATCCATCACGTTCACTCCGCCGGTTTTATCGTTCCCGACCAACTCAAAAGGATCATTGACTTCCCGCAGGGAAATTTTCATCCAGGCCGGCAATTCAAATACTCCGTTTTTGTCACTGTAGGCCTGGGAAAGCAATTCACACATGCCGTATTCCGAAGCAATGTACTCACAACCGAATCCGGCAATGAGTTCCCGGTGCATTTCGTCTTTGGTCATTTCTTTCCGCTTTCCTTTCATTCCGCCGGTTTCGATAACCGTTACATCCCGAAGATCTGGTTTCATTTCTGCCAAATCCAATAAGGCATAGGAAACACCGAACAGCACCAGTTTCTTCCCGGATTTTCTTCCTTCCGAAATTGCCCGAAGCAAACTTTCGGGGCTCTCCAGATAATACCCCGACAGATTATTTCTTGTTCCGACAATCAATTTATCCACCATGTACACCAAACTCGATTCTCCCTGAGCAACATAATTCGGCAATAAGGCAAAAATGATCTGGTCTTCCAGTTTGCCCAAAAACTGTTCGTAAGTCGGAATGAATGAACGTTCGTAAATGGAAACATCCGCTACAAAATGGGTACTTCTAACCATTCCGGTTGTTCCGCTGCTTTTAAACACCTGCTGAACCGGCTTTCCATCCGCAATGATCTGATGGGTTTTGAAAAAAGCGATCGGCAAATGGGGAATTTGGGAATAGTGAGTCGGTTCAGGCCTATTGATCAGTTCCAGGAATGTTTTGTAAACAGGAACGTACTCTTTCTGGAAGCGATACACTTCCAGGGCACAGTCATTAAACTCCTGTTCCGTTTGAATGGAAAAAATGCGATCAATAAGCGCTTGCATGTGATTTCTCCTAGCTCCTTTTATTATTAAACAAACTGAATATCAAAGAATTGAACCTAAATCTGTTCACAAATTTATAAACAAGTGAATTTATGAATTCATGCAAAGATAGCGGGAATTATTTCAAAGGAAACCTCAACTGGAAGGTTGTTCCTTTCCCCGGCTGACTTTTCACCTGGATCGTTCCACCGTGCTCTTCTACAATCAGTTTCACGTAATAAAGCCCCAAACCAAAACCTTTCACGTCGTGCAAATTCCCGGTCGGAACCCGGTAGAACTTGTCAAAGATCATCTTCAGATCCTCGCGTTTCATCCCTATTCCGTTATCTGTAATCGACAGGTAAAAGTATTGCTGATCGTCCCAGGTACGAATGTCGATGTGCGGAACGGTATTGCAATATTTAACCGCATTGTCGAGTAAATTGTAAATCACATTTGTGATATGCACCTCGTCCATCATCAGCGTTTCTCGCTGTGCATCCAGCAACAATTCGATCTCACCGCCCTGATCGGTCTGATTGATATCAAAACTTTCCTTGGCTTCCAGGATCAAATCGTGAATAGAGCACGATTCCTTCTTCAACGTGAGCTTTTCGCGATCCATTTTAGCCACATTCAACACGCGCTCCACCTGGTTTTCCAAGCGTTTATTTTCCTTGTAAATAATTTCGGCATAGCGGTGCAAGCGGTCCGGATCTTCTTTGAAATTTCCTCTCAAAAGCAATTCACTGGAAAGACCGATCGTTGAAATCGGCGTTTTCAATTCATGCGTCATGTTATTGATAAAATCCGTTTTCACTTCCGAAAGGCGTTTTTGTTTCAGGATCACATTCAATGTAAATACAAAGAACAAAAACAAGAGCAGCAAAAGCACTACGAGGTAAAACCAGGGATAAAAATCGGTTTTCTCTACTTCAATGGAATCAGAACTGACATTCGGGAAAAGTACCGTAAAATAATGCCCGTCATTCTTCCATTTCAACTGATTGGAAGTTTTCCCTACGGAATCATTTTTCGTTACGGAATAAGAGGAATCCTTGGTGTATTTGATCAGGTTCCCGAAAACTATGGAATCCGAATAACAATCATAAATCCCGTAAACGAAATCCTGGTTGAGGCTTTGATTATCAAATTCCCGTTTCAACAGCTGTTCCAGGTAATACGGATGCAATTCTTCTTCAATGTCTACCGAAAAGTAATTCGGACGAATCTGTTTTACCGCACCATAAAGATTTGCACTGATATCATCTTTCGTATTGATCTGCTCCAATACATCACGCAAGGCAATGTGTGCCCGTTCTGAAAACTGCTTCAGGTTCAGACTGTCTTCGCGTTCCTGGATCTGGACTGTCAAGCGCTGCGCCTCATTCGTTTTGTGAATCCAAAACAATTGAATGCTCAGAACACTCAGCAAAGAGAGTATTCCAAGGATAATAACGGTATTGATCGTTTTGCGATTCAAGGATAATTGAGAATGGAAAATGGATTAATTAAAAAGTAGAGAAGCTTTTCAATTGTCAATTTTCAATTTTACATTAATAAGCTTCCATGGATGGATCCACTTCTTCGATCCAGGCCAGGATTCCTCCTTCGAGGTTATATAAATTGGTAAACCCGTGCTGTTGCTCCAGGAAAGCGATCACATTGGCGCTTCTCTTCCCGGAACGGCAA is part of the Fluviicola sp. genome and harbors:
- a CDS encoding histidine kinase, with the protein product MNLKLKYPKSKTACCGLLCVIVSLILSTSYPAYSQPPGKLIESTLNTNSPFTIRVYGTEDGVPQHQIAAMTPDKTGNLLIGTANGLVQFNGQTFTDINPTDESRKILCVKLFLDKKNNVLYGINNRSQLFQISPVTRELLREGNLGASFYKDSIIYVNSKKEVRISKLGSRRSRLIARLNYRECISGIGFVNKTPFFSDSSGTYILRNSGWVKLSKEIYYQAKRNPYTGEHYMLGLNGIAIYYKGKLTSQPFKDSPTDAHFTDIAFSPLNEIFVSSHKGIFYRNSLQQAFESKNDNFPSKIILSLYYNADENFLFAGSSDKGLLQLKMKECMSIYDESTLIESSLSSIIRTPDNQLLVSGTHGSIFKFNMHSIAGYYSKKTDFSCLATINGEVWAGTWGSGIQVLKNNKPVRTITKNLLNDPVHAIFQDRKKRIWIGKENGICLGVNPNNLKPAFESLKIGLVICFYQLRNGDILVGGEDGFFIFSEDLELKKQFGIRNGLSGKEVRAFYEKKDGTFYIGTYGGGLYYWDFKTLRPLSRMRNCLLDDDIFTLAPDKNGNLYISSNHGLYVISEQKIDDFLAHKINFLVPFRLGQDDGILNTEFNGGFQNNYYSGDNKHFYFPTIQGVLISFFDVPKYRKLRPFLREVYVNDKEQDLSDHVFPRNTHTINLQYYCPNFTQFYNLHYQYKLVGPDIKDEWSSPTRKGEISFKMLPPGEYKVYMRGIDGFNDQNPYEIVYDFKIEKHIYETLWFRLLAFGLVFLLIFLLTYKRIQISKDQELKDSEHKNTMFELKLKAIQAKMNPHFIFNCLNNIQYLIVMGKQEEAEYALSDFSSLLRKFLQQSDNSFITLRDEVELLKSYIAVERFRFEESLDVEVKIPENLLHLKIPTLLIQPTVENAIVHGLAHKKGDKKLLIEGYQENDSIILKIEDNGIGRQEAKRINTYRANHISHGWNMVLDKINLLKAKYQYSVIFEIIDKPENSGTTVIFKIPLMNEEMLEI
- a CDS encoding LytTR family DNA-binding domain-containing protein — protein: MKALILDDIRISREGLAALLNKIDPGIEIVASVATVEEAKQVFDEKSIDVAFLDIQLQSGTSFDLVDEIPFETKVVFITAYDEHAIAAIRKGAFDYLLKPINSSDLRNCIQRIQDVDAQTAETQNTISDKNEESLIQSDLIGITGLDAIIFLKIEDIVYLKADGKYTMIQTVNEHITSSKNLKVFETMLPESKFMRVHHSFLLNLKYIKKFQKEYNMLVLDNGSQIPVSKSRKDLLMQRLMHV
- a CDS encoding DNA topoisomerase 3 — protein: MKLCIAEKPSVARDIAEVIGAKQRHDGFYEGNGYWVTWTFGHLCTLKEPHDYHEKWKYWKLEDLPIIPEKFGIKLIEDSGVKKQFSIIEKLVSSCEEVINCGDAGQEGELIQRWVLSKAKCRVPMKRLWISSLTEEAIREGFQALKTGEQYQNLYAAGSARAIGDWLLGMNATRLFTKKFGQGKATLSIGRVQTPTLAMIVTRQKEIDAFRSEEYWELKTIYRETEFSASIDRLRTQEKADKGLAYLQEHPFEITSFEQKEGKEGNPRLFDLTSLQVESNKKIGNSAEETLKIVQSLYEKKLVTYPRVDTTYLSEDLHPKIEGIMKGLTYYSRFTESVLAKPIPKLKTVFDDKKVTDHHAIIPTGVQPSGLSHPEQQIYDMIVRRFIAAFYPECKVSSTTVLGKVGQIEFKATGKQIIEPGWRVVWEETKESDADGKKAAEKPEQTMPHFEEGESGPHQPFIHQGKTSPPKPYTEATLLRAMETAGKMVDDEELRDMMKENGIGRPATRANIIETLFKRKYIEKKRKNLIATSTGVGLIDTIQNELLKSAELTGQWERKLRLIEKGEYDLEQFKRELMIMVRELTDEVIFSQAPVRIQLHTDQPVAVVKEKKERKKAEKQSIEELDCPKCKAHKLMTGKGGVGCSNFKVCGFMVPFELLGKKLTDKQLTDLISKGKTGKMKGLLIPGSHQVIEGAISLDENFNITVV
- a CDS encoding dihydrofolate reductase; this translates as MKVSLVVAMDNARGIGKNNDLMWHLPADMKFFKETTTGHIIVTGRKNYDSIPERFRPLPNRENAVLTRNADYEAPGAHIFSSLEACLEHYRNETERTVFIIGGGQIYKEAMDLGVLNEMFITHVNHTYGADTFFPEFDEAEWNVETVFEYAADEKHAVSFQVRKYSRK
- a CDS encoding DUF4230 domain-containing protein, with product MKLQKIKEIQTLIVRLVIVALIAFGGYWVYQLFFKRPSSDEIVLEDTPLKVEQIRSILELNTLKFQDETVVDSVEYYKSDSEVIWGTFDKLTDPNQFKHGLHPSSVKRRLTLIVRGELLYGVDLKRKDFQFLEKDDTLTIVIPQPELLSVSINPKGTEVYLENGDWKDYERAGLQRKARNKMIASGERLKLPERAKAPLEKVLRALVKTDKTLVIKFEN
- a CDS encoding DUF4230 domain-containing protein, which codes for MKNWLFLSLMLLMLASCGDEKEVHETEIYQIRAIGTLSTMEYTLGKVIHWDDKGEWYTFGDRKILLSCKAVVKAGVNLGAIKESDIEVKGNQITIQLPPPEIVSFEMDPDLVRTEMTDVNGFRSDFSQVDKSKVLQKGEESIRKDLKKLNILDEAEQNAKIFIIDFYKNLGFEQVIVHETPKDKRNTNVDR
- a CDS encoding M20 family metallopeptidase, whose translation is MDSAIHHIIRTRSVELFDKVKAYREHMHQFPELSYSEFNTMKFVAGQLDKIGIPYQQEVAGTGILGIIRSDKHQEGDSCIGLRSELDALPITEQNNCAYKSTIDGVMHACGHDVHTAILLGAAEIIWENKEQLKHPVKLFFQPGEEKNPGGASLMIAAGALQNPPVHELFALHVFPEMKTGNVGFRPGLYMASCDEIYITINGKGGHGATPHQTIDPIMIGAQLLTGLQQIVSRKCDPKVPCVLSFGHFEALGATNVIPEKAILKGTFRTMNEDWRKEALDMIAKHVHSVCEQFGATADLEISVGYPYLENDPVLTEKMTKRSEWFFGKEHVEELPIRLTSEDFSFYAQEIPVCFFRLGVRNEELGIIYGVHHPKFDIDSKALVVGMQAMCLAAFE
- a CDS encoding acyl transferase; protein product: MQALIDRIFSIQTEQEFNDCALEVYRFQKEYVPVYKTFLELINRPEPTHYSQIPHLPIAFFKTHQIIADGKPVQQVFKSSGTTGMVRSTHFVADVSIYERSFIPTYEQFLGKLEDQIIFALLPNYVAQGESSLVYMVDKLIVGTRNNLSGYYLESPESLLRAISEGRKSGKKLVLFGVSYALLDLAEMKPDLRDVTVIETGGMKGKRKEMTKDEMHRELIAGFGCEYIASEYGMCELLSQAYSDKNGVFELPAWMKISLREVNDPFELVGNDKTGGVNVMDLANIYSCAFIETQDLGRVEGGKLRLMGRFDHSDIRGCNLLVAES